The following are encoded together in the Kwoniella europaea PYCC6329 chromosome 1, complete sequence genome:
- a CDS encoding serine/threonine-protein phosphatase PP-X isozyme 1, with protein MSLSSDLDKQIAQLKRCEIIPESAVKELCQKAKEILMEEGNVQYVDSPVTICGDIHGQFFDMMELFKIGGFCPETNYIFMGDFVDRGFHSVETFLLLLLLKVRYPDRITLIRGNHESRQITQVYGFYDECQRKYGSSNVWRYCCDVFDYLSLGCVVDGRVFCVHGGLSPQVTRLDHIRVIDRRQEVPHEGPMCDLLWSDPDDINGWGMSPRGAGFLFGDDVVRQFNHENDIELIARAHQLVMEGYKLMFDRKIVTVWSAPNYCYRCGNTASVLELDENLRQEYKVFDAAPQDARSIPQKRPMMHEYFL; from the exons ATGTCATTATCCTCTGATCTGGATAA ACAGATAGCGCAACTGAAACGATGCGAGATAATACCTGAATCAGCTGTGAAGGAACTTTGTCAAAAGGCTAAGGAGATATTGATGGAGGAAGGGAATGTGCAGTATGTGGACAGTCCTGTGACG ATATGCGGTGATATACATGGTCAATTTTTCGATATGATGGAATTATTCAAGATAGGTGGTTTTTGTCCTGAAACAAATTACATCTTCATGG GTGATTTCGTCGATCGAGGATTTCACTCCGTCGAGacattccttctcctcctcttacTCAAAGTCCGCTATCCCGATCGAATCACCTTGATAAGAGGGAATCATGAATCCCGTCAGATTACTCAGGTATATGGCTTTTATGATGAATGTCAGAGGAAATACGGAAGTTCGAATGTGTGGAGATACTGCTGTGATGTCTTTGATTATTTAAGTTTGGGGTGTGTGGTGGATGGAAGGGTCTTTTGCGTACATGGGGGATTGAGTCCGCAGGTTACTAGGTTagatcat ATAAGAGTGATAGATCGTCGCCAGGAAGTACCGCATGAAGGACCGATGTGTGATCTATTATGGTCAGATCCAGACG ATATAAATGGATGGGGTATGTCACCTAGAGGAGCAGGATTCTtatttggtgatgatgtggTGCGG CAATTCAATCATGAGAATGACATAGAATTGATAGCTAGAGCACATCAGTTGGTGATGGAAGGATACAAG TTGATGTTCGATAGGAAGATAGTGACAGTATGGTCAGCACCAAACTACTGTTACAG ATGCGGTAACACAGCCAGTGTATTGGAATTAGATGAAAACCTGCGTCAGGAATATAAAGTATTTGACGCTGCTCCTCAGGACGCGAGGAGCATACCGCAGAAGAGACCGATGATGCATGAGTATTTCTTATAG
- a CDS encoding 3-isopropylmalate dehydrogenase has translation MSDKTFKIAVLPGDGIGPEVVDQALKVLSTISEYSNLSLDLKKYDFGGAAIDNHGVPLPDVTLNACKEADAVLMGSVGGPKWGVGPVRPEQGILKLRKELGLYANIRPASFASENLLKRSPLKEEVARGTDIIVLRELIGGIYFGDRQETDSNGVAWDQCIYSIPEVERITRVAAQIALAADPPLPITSIDKANVLATSRLWRKTVSELMAKEYPQLKLEHQLVDSAAMIMIANPRKLNGVLLTENMFGDILSDESSVIPGSLGLLPSASLAGAPDPKSTTMGLYEPIHGSAPDIAGQGIANPIGTILSAAMMLRYSLGKGKEAALIEKAVQKVLDSKDVGGYDFRTKDLGGDAKTEEVGDKVVEALKGLLGQ, from the exons ATGTCAGACAAAAC TTTCAAAATCGCTGTTCTTCCCGGAGATGGtattg GTCCAGAAGTAGTTGATCAAGCTCTCAAAGTACTCTCCACCATCTCTGAATATTCCAACCTCTCGCTCGATTTGAAGAAATACGATTTCGGTGGTGCCGCCATCGATAACCATGGTGTACCTTTACCTGATGTAACCTTGAATGCTTGTAAAGAGGCTGATGCGGTATTGATGG GCTCTGTTGGTGGACCTAAGTGGGGTGTAGGACCTGTCCGACCCGAACAGGGAATTTTAAAACTTCGAAAAGAACTTGGTCTCTATGCCAACATTCGACcagcttctttcgcttctGAGAACTTGCTCAAGAGGAGTCCGTTAAAGGAGGAGGTTGCTAGGGGTACGGATATCATTGTGTTGAGGGAGTTGATCGGTGGTATCT ACTTCGGTGACAGGCAAGAAACCGATTCTAACGGTGTAGCATGGGATCAATGTATCTATTCTATACCCGAGGTCGAGCGAATAACTCGAGTCGCTGCTCAAATCGCTTTAGCTGCCgatccacctttacccatCACTTCCATCGACAAAGCAAACGTATTGGCAACTTCTAGATTATGGAGAAAGACAGTCTCGGAATTGATGGCTAAGGAATACCCTCAATTGAAATTGGAGCATCAATTGGTAGATTCAGCTGCGATGATCATGATTGCCAATCCTAGGAAATTGAATGGTGTTTTGTTGACTGAGAATATGTTTGGTGATAT CCTCTCAGACGAATCATCCGTCATTCCAGGATCTCTCGGTCTCCTCCCTTCTGCTTCTCTCGCTGGTGCACCTGATCCCAAGTCCACCACTATGGGTTTATACGAGCC CATCCACGGATCCGCACCTGATATCGCCGGACAGGGAATCGCCAACCCTATTGGAACCATCTTATCAGCAGCTATGATGCTTCGATACTCCCTCGGTAAAGGAAAGGAAGCAGCTTTGATCGAAAAGGCCGTTCAGAAAGTGTTGGATTCCAAGGATGTCGGTGGATACGATTTCAGAACTAAGGATCTTGGTGGGGATGCTAAGACTGAGGAAGTGGGTGATAAAGTCGTGGAGGCCTTGAAAGGGCTTTTGGGTCAATAA